The following coding sequences lie in one Clarias gariepinus isolate MV-2021 ecotype Netherlands chromosome 27, CGAR_prim_01v2, whole genome shotgun sequence genomic window:
- the LOC128514784 gene encoding uncharacterized protein LOC128514784 isoform X2, with product MESAEVGLCSSKTPPCTPGPAGSQLCGDVQTETCQASGGASVEHITPVDLQKNVKKEESEDEDYLCEALSGSVGHITPVDQQNQMKKKELKEEETFCGGTSNSVEKIDEQNKGFEIKHIKKEESEDEDYLCTAIDWEMQQ from the exons ATGGAATCAGCAGAGGTTGGACTGTGTTCTTCTAAAACACCTCCATGCACTCCTGGTCCTGCTGGCTCACAG CTTTGTGGGGACGTGCAGACAGAAACTTGTCAGGCTTCAGGTGGAGCCTCTGTGGAACACATCACCCCTGTGGACCTTCAGAAGAAtgtaaagaaggaagaaagtgaAGATGAAGACTACCTCT GTGAAGCTCTGTCAGGTTCTGTGGGTCACATCACACCTGTGGACCAACAGaatcaaatgaaaaagaaagaacttaAAGAAGAAGAGACGTTCT GTGGTGGAACATCAAACTCTGTGGAAAAAATAGATGAACAGAACAAAGGATTTGaaataaagcatataaaaaaGGAAGAGTCTGAAGATGAAGACTACCTCTGTACAGCAATAGACTGGG AAATGCAACAGTAG
- the LOC128514784 gene encoding uncharacterized protein LOC128514784 isoform X3 — protein sequence MESAEVGLCSSKTPPCTPGPAGSQLCGDVQTETCQASGGASVEHITPVDLQKNVKKEESEDEDYLCEALSGSVGHITPVDQQNQMKKKELKEEETFCGGTSNSVEKIDEQNKGFEIKHIKKEESEDEDYLCTAIDWE from the exons ATGGAATCAGCAGAGGTTGGACTGTGTTCTTCTAAAACACCTCCATGCACTCCTGGTCCTGCTGGCTCACAG CTTTGTGGGGACGTGCAGACAGAAACTTGTCAGGCTTCAGGTGGAGCCTCTGTGGAACACATCACCCCTGTGGACCTTCAGAAGAAtgtaaagaaggaagaaagtgaAGATGAAGACTACCTCT GTGAAGCTCTGTCAGGTTCTGTGGGTCACATCACACCTGTGGACCAACAGaatcaaatgaaaaagaaagaacttaAAGAAGAAGAGACGTTCT GTGGTGGAACATCAAACTCTGTGGAAAAAATAGATGAACAGAACAAAGGATTTGaaataaagcatataaaaaaGGAAGAGTCTGAAGATGAAGACTACCTCTGTACAGCAATAGACTGGG AATAA